Genomic DNA from Lottiidibacillus patelloidae:
ATCATCCTGTTCATCAATAGCTTCAAGAACTTCATAGCTTTCTTCTATTAAATATTTTTTTAGCGTTTCATGTGTTTGTTCTTTATCCCACGGACAACCGTTCGGTCCACGTAAAGTTGCAATGGTTTGACGCAGAAACTCAAAATTACGATAAAGTACTTCTTCCTTTTTTACAGGTGGAACATATACAGAAGTTAAATTACTAAGAGTCACCGCTCGGTCTAATTCATGTAATTTTACGGTTTCTATCTTTTCTTCCATACTACCCGCAGCTGTTACAATTTTAACTTCATAATCATCTGGCAATAGCTCCATTAATGTTAACTTCACCTCTGAAGCGATAAAGGCATCATAAACTTGGCTAATAATGATATGATGACGTACTTGTAATTCGTTCCGCTTCAACACTGTTCCATCAACAAATTGACACCCATCGTTCGGGTCTATTTTAAGTGCAGTAAACAGAGTGTCCAGAAAGCTTTGGCCTCCCGCAATATTTATTTTATACCCGCGTTTTTTTCCTTCTTCTAATAATAATTGCACTGTACTCTCTGCAACCATTGGATGTCCTGGTACTGCATAAACTATATCTTTCGTTTCAGCTTCACTTAATAGCTTTTCCGCGATAGTAGCATATACGTCTTCAAACGCTTTATTTTCCTCATATATATTGTCATATGAACAATAGTGAACACCTTCTGTTTCTAAATAGGGTACAACTGGGTGTTCCTTCGTACGTAAATATAACGCTTCCGCCTCTTTTAATATTCGTAATGTACCTAGTGTGATCTGCTGCTCATCACCAGCACCTAGACCAATAATTTTAATAGATTTACTCACAATATCATCCTTCTTATCTTTCTCTTTTTAATATTGGAATTTTTTTTGCGATAGGAAGAGCCTTAAGTTCCTCTTCAGAATAAACACCGACAAATATAATCGTCCCAAGATAAACGGCTACTCCTAGAACTGCTGTACTTAGGGCAATAAAAGCTGCTCCTAAGCGCGTGTTCATATGTAAGTGAAGGAAATCACTTATTAAAAATTGCCAACTACTGCACGCAACAATTAGGAAGA
This window encodes:
- the yabN gene encoding bifunctional methyltransferase/pyrophosphohydrolase YabN encodes the protein MSKSIKIIGLGAGDEQQITLGTLRILKEAEALYLRTKEHPVVPYLETEGVHYCSYDNIYEENKAFEDVYATIAEKLLSEAETKDIVYAVPGHPMVAESTVQLLLEEGKKRGYKINIAGGQSFLDTLFTALKIDPNDGCQFVDGTVLKRNELQVRHHIIISQVYDAFIASEVKLTLMELLPDDYEVKIVTAAGSMEEKIETVKLHELDRAVTLSNLTSVYVPPVKKEEVLYRNFEFLRQTIATLRGPNGCPWDKEQTHETLKKYLIEESYEVLEAIDEQDDDHLIEELGDVLLQVLLHAQIGEDDGYFSIDDVIKNLSEKMIRRHPHVFADVKLQTEEQVVENWQKIKNREKKNASDYSHLSGVNKSLPGLLKAYAIQKKAAKVGFDWPNVVDAWEKVREEVTEFHEVFQQDYDKQVEEIGDLLFAIVNVTRFLKIDPEIAINSCIRKFEKRFHFIEENAKKSGVKLEDMSLEEMDNLWNQAKKR